A DNA window from Oceanispirochaeta sp. M1 contains the following coding sequences:
- a CDS encoding dihydrofolate reductase family protein: MSNIVYIGTSIDGYIADRNGGLDWLESVPNPDKDDMGWAEFIDSIDAILMGRKTMETVLGFGVGWPYEKKVFVLSNSLSTLPGGLDNQVELVKGSPVEIISRLNAEGYKNLYIDGGSTIQSFLAEDLIDEMIITRIPILLGGGVSLFGSLPEHLMFEHISTQTFLGELVSSRYRRKR; the protein is encoded by the coding sequence GTGAGTAATATTGTTTATATAGGAACAAGTATAGATGGATATATTGCAGACAGAAATGGGGGGCTCGACTGGCTGGAGTCTGTTCCGAATCCGGATAAGGATGACATGGGCTGGGCTGAATTCATTGATAGTATTGATGCAATCCTTATGGGCAGAAAGACCATGGAGACCGTATTAGGGTTCGGGGTCGGCTGGCCGTATGAGAAAAAGGTTTTTGTATTAAGCAATAGCCTCAGCACACTGCCCGGTGGTTTAGATAATCAGGTGGAGCTTGTCAAAGGGAGTCCTGTTGAAATTATATCAAGGCTTAATGCAGAGGGGTATAAAAATCTATATATTGATGGTGGAAGTACAATCCAGAGTTTCCTGGCAGAAGATCTCATTGATGAAATGATAATCACAAGAATCCCCATATTGCTTGGGGGGGGAGTGTCTCTTTTTGGATCACTTCCAGAGCATCTTATGTTTGAACATATCTCAACACAGACTTTTCTGGGTGAGCTGGTTTCCTCCCGTTACAGAAGGAAACGATAG